A segment of the Oncorhynchus tshawytscha isolate Ot180627B linkage group LG19, Otsh_v2.0, whole genome shotgun sequence genome:
tattgttatagtgttccatagtgttctatattgttatagtgttccatagtgttctatattgttatattgttatcgtgttctatattgttatagtgttctggtTCTGGTTATATATACCCCTGGTTATCACACTTGACCAAATGTTCCTGTCAGATATAGTGATTTTTCATCTTGTATTTCTATTTATCGTCACAGGTTATCGTCACGACTCCTATGGAGATGTTGAAGATTCAGCTTCAAGATGCTGGGAGAATTGGTAAGAGATTTAAAGAGATAGAGGAGAATCCGTATGAGATAGACAGAGGACAAACAGTAAGATATAGATAGAGGAGATTCAGTAAGAGATAGAGGTGAATTAgtaagagatagacagaggagattcagtaagagatagacagaggagattcagtaagagatagacagaggagattcagtaagagatagacagaggagattcagtaagagatagacagaggagattcagtaagagatagacagaggagattcagtaagagatagacagaggagattcagtaagagatagacagaggagattcagtaagagatagacagaggagattcagtaagagatagacagaggagattcAGTAAGAGATAGAGGTGAATTAgtaagagatagacagaggagattcAGTAATGAGTAGACAGAGGAGATTCAGTAAGAGATAGAGGTGAATTAgtaagagatagacagaggagattcAGTAAGAGATAGAGGTGAATTAgtaagagatagacagaggagattcagtaagagatagacagaggagattcagtaagagatagacagaggagattcAGTAAGAGATAGAGGTGAATTAgtaagagatagagggagattcagtaagagatagacagaggagattcAGTAAGAGATAGAGGTGAATCAGTAGAGATAGAGGTGAATCAGTAGAGATAGAGGTGAATCAGTAGAGAGATAGAATCAGTAGAGATAGattcagtagagatagacagaggagatcAGTAGAGATAGAGGTGAATCAGTAGAGATAGAGGTGAATTCAGTAAGAGATAGAGGTGAatcagtagagatagacagagagatagagatcagTAGAGATAGAGGTGAATCAGTAGAGAGATGAATCAGTAGAGATAGAGGAGAATCAGTAGAGATAGAGGTGAatcagtagagatagacagaggagatcagtagagatagaggtgaatcagtagagatagagatgaaTCAGTAGAGATTCAGTGAATCAGTAGTAGACAGAGGAGAATCAGTAGAGATAGAGGTGAatcagtagagatagacagaggagattcAGTAGAGATAGTGAATCAGTAGAGATAGATTCAgtaagagatagacagaggagattcAGTAAGAGATAGAGGTGAATCAGTAGAGATAGAGGTGAATTAgtaagagatagacagaggagattcagtaagagatagacagaggagattcAGTAAGAGATAGAGGTGAATTAGTAGAGATAGAGGTGAATCAGTAGAGATAGAGGTGAATCAGTAGAGATAGAGGTGAATCAGTAGAGATAGAGGTGAATCAGTAGAGATAGAGGTGAATCAGTAGAGATAGAGGTGAATCAGTAGAGATAGAGGTGAATCAGTAGAGATAGAGGTGAATCAGTAAGAGATAGAtagttattattatttctgtatgtgtaatgtttattgttcatttttattgtttatttcacttttgtatattatctacctcacttgctttggcaatgttaacacatgtttcccatgccaataaagcccttgaattgataGAGGAGACTCAGTAAGAGAGAGTGGAATGAAGTCCTGTATTACAGCGTGATTTAAATTTAAAGGCACTGTTCTCGCTTTAGTGGAGACGGCATACACATGACCGTTACGTTTCTCTATCGGTGATCCAGACCGAATAGAACCATGTAGAAAGATGGAAAAACAAGATatttagagagatggaggaggattggtaagagagagatggaggaggattggtaagagagagatggaggaggattgGTAAGAGAGACACGGAGCTGCAAAATGGAAGGGTCACTGTGACCTAGTGTTGAAATATGGATCAATTCTGCCCCCGTGTGGTCaatagtggagatggaggaggattGCATCTCTACTGTCTATTCTATAGATGGATCCAGGATTGATCCTAATCTCGAGAGAGATGGATTCTCGAGGATTGGCCTACCATTACAGTCTCATTGAGTTATGGATGCATTCCATGTGGTAAGAGCTTGATGGAGGAGGATTGGACTTTAAGAGAGACAAACCCTGGAAAGGATTGGTAAATAGCTGTAAATGGATGGAGGGTTGATAAGTGGGTGATGGAGGAGGTtggtggagagatggagtgggtgggtggatggatgggatgggtaggtgggatggaggagggtgggtgggtAAGTGGGATGGGTAGGTGGGTTGGTAGgtgggatgggtgggtgggttgatAAGGTGATGGAGGGGATTGGTAAGAGGGATGGGAGGATTGGTGGGTGGAGTGAGGTTGGTAAGTGGGagggaggtgggtgggtggatggtagGTGGGATGGGTAGGTGGGTAGGAGATGGAGGGGATtggtgggtggagggaggtgggtgggtgggtgggtggagggaggtTGGTAAGAGGGTGGGAGatgggtaggtgggtgggtggatgggtgggtaagAGAGACACGGGCTGCAAAATGGAAGGGTCACTGTGACCTAGTGTTGAAATATGGATCAATGGGCCCCCGTGTGGTCAATAGTGGATCCACATAAGGATCCtgccatctctactgtctattcTATAGTGGATCCACATAGGAtcctgggtctctactgggtctatTCTAtagtggatgggtgggtgggtgggtgggtgggtgggtgggtgggtgggtgggtgggtaggtggtgggtgggtgggtgggtgggtgggtgggtggtgggtaggtgggtgggtggtgggtaggtcagtgggtggtgggtgggtgggtgggtaggtgggtggatggatacTATATTGTccacagacagaacagaaaaGTTAGTGCATCTTAATTACAATAATAGTAAAATTGTTCCTTAACAAATCAACTATCAGAAAAGCTCTAACCCCACGCTGTCCCTGTCCTTCTATCAGAGGCCCAGAGGAAGCTGATGCCAGAGACGGTAGTACCGGGGACCGTGCCAACCAAGTCCCCCACCGCCATGCAACTGACCAGGGAACTGCTTAAGGAGAAGGGAATCGCTGGGCTGTACAAGGGCCTGGGGGCCACACTGCTCAGGTAAACAACAtagcaccacagacagacactgtTCTGACCACCAACTACCCTCGACTCATTGGCTCTATCTCAATTGTATTTCCTGGATTCCtaccgtcctctctcctcttctccttctcaaaATGTATGGATCTTCTCCTCCAAGGCGTTTTGAGGAGTCGAGGAAAGAGGACATGAGGACTCGAGGAATCAAATAAATACAATGAAAGCCCATTCATAGATACACCGACACACACTGCTCTGACTACAACGCTGAGGTATGACAATATAATAAAACTCTCCTCTGCTCGTCTCtggtttctcccctcctctcttctctcttctcaggGATGTTCCGTTCTCCATCATCTACTTCCCTCTGTTTGCCAACCTGAACGACCTGGGGAAGAGAGGAGCGGAGGGCCCCGCTCCGTTCTATGTCTCATTCCTGGCAGGCTGTCTGGCTGGCAGCACGGCCGCCGTGGCTGTCAACCCTGTAGATGGTGAGACATAATATTATAGTTAATAATACTGTAGTAATATAGGCTGGCAGCACGGCCGCTGTCAACCCTGTAGATGGTGAGACATAATATTATAATATCCAGTATCTAGTTATATAGGCTGGCAGCACGGCCGCTGTGGCTGTCAACCCTGTAGATGGTGAGACATGGGGATTTTCTTTCAAACTTGTTATTAAGACCCTAGAATGTGTTCCAATGTTGTACTATTATACTCCGTTATGTCTGAGTTAAAATGGTCTGTATTTAGCCGGGATCTTACACCAATCATAGGTTCTTAGTTGCAtcagtgtgtgttgtagtgttaccaTGGTGTTGTTGTGTATTGACAGTGATAAAGACCAGAATCCAGTCTATGAACAGAGGGAGTACAGAGGAAACCTACAGCGGGGTGACTGACTGTATCAGGTAAATCTCAACACATGGGGATTGTGGGGTAGTTTTTTTTCAGGTTTTCgctctcaaaatcacactttttgTTTTGGATAAAAACATAAAAATAGGATGTTCTAAGTATAGTACAATACATATTACCACTTCAGGAGATTGTTGAGTGTAGTTACCCTTTCATTCAAGTGCCCATGCACTGTTTGGTGTTTCTGcagtacagccacctagcactgtttggtgtttctgtagtacagccacctagcactgttgtttggttagtggtgtttctgtagtacagccacctagcactgtttgGTTAGTGGTGTTTCTGTtgtacagccacctagcactgtttggttagtggtgtttctgtagtacagccaccAAACACTGTTTGGTTAGTGGTGTTTCTGTAggtacagccacctagcactgttttTTGGTTAGTGGTGTTTCTGTatagtacagccacctagcactgtttggttagtggtgtttctgtagtacagccacctagcactgtttggttagcggtgtttctgtagtacagccacctagcactgtttgGTTAGTTTCTGTtgtacagccacctagcactgttgtttggttagtggtgtttctgtagtacagccacctagcactgttgtttggttagtggtgtttctgtagtacagccacctagcactgttgtttggttagtggtgtttctgtagtacagccacctagcactgtttggttagtggtgtttctgtagtacagccacctagcactgttgtttggttagtggtgtttctgtagtacagccacctagcactgttgtttggttagtggtgtttctgtagtacagccacctagcactgttgtttggttagcagtgtttctgtagtacagccacctagcactgtttggttagcggtgtttctgtagtacagccacctagcactgtttggttagcggtgtttcagtagtacagccacctagcactgtttggttagcggtgtttcagtagtacagccacctagcactgtttgGTTAGCGGTGTTTCAGTAGTATAGCCTCCTAGCACTGTTTGGTTAGCGGTGTTTCagtagtacagccacctagcactgtttttggttagcggtgtttcagtagtacagccacctagcactgtttggttagcggtgtttcagtagtacagccacctagcactgtttggttagcggtgtttcagtagtacagccacctagcactgtttttggttagcagtgtttctgtagtataGCCTCCTAGCACTGTTTGGTTAgcggtgtttctgtagtacagccacctagcactgtttggttagcggtgtttcagtagtacagccacctagcactgtttggttagcggtgtttcagtagtacagccacctagcactgtttgGTTAGCGGTGTTTCAGTAGTAtagccacctagcactgtttgGTTAGCGGTGTTTCTGTAGTAtagccacctagcactgtttggttagcggtgtttcagtagtacagccacctagcactgtttggttagcagtgtttcagtagtacagccacctagcactgtttggttagcggtgtttcagtagtacagccacctagcactgtttgGTTAGCGGTGTTTCAGTAGTATAGCCTCCTAGCACTGTTTGGTGTTTCTGTAGCACTCATGTGATTGAGTTTACAAAGCAAATGCCCACTGGATTGGTAGAAAACATTGGGATTTTATTCTGCAAGGAAGACACAGGTTtcttttgggctcccgagtggcacagcggtctaagacacctCATCTCAGTGCAAAGGGCGTCACTgaagtacctggttcaaatccaggccgcatcacatccggccgtgattgggaatcccatagggcggcgcacaattagcccagtgtcgtccggggttTGACTGGGgtgactgacttgcctggttaaatttaaaaaacactttgtagccagttaacatttaattgtgAAGGTTTTGGGGAAAACCTATGCCTCAACCAGAAGACTGTTATAATTAGCTATGTTTTTCACTGTTTTTCTTGTTCTTTTTGGTGTGGTGACAACTTGAATACAGAATGAATACATTCTGTACTCTATATGATAACTCAGCTGCCATATTCAGTTTAAACACATAAGTAGTAACGAGGTAAAACTATTCACTGATATCTTGTTGCTAATCTGTGTTGCCCATATCTCTTCTTACCGCTTTCGTATCAGTAAAATCATGAAGAACGAGGGTCCCTCTGCGTTCCTGAAGGGGGCGTACTGCCGTGCCCTGGTCATCGCGCCCTTATTTGGTATCGCCCAGGTGGTCTACTTCTTCGGGGTGGGAGAATACATCCTCAGCTTCCTGCCTGGCAACTGAGAACATCAACCAATCGGATCTctgcctttccctctctcacGACCACATCACGCACAGCACACCGAAAGACACTGGGATCAACTCTCGTCATGAAATAAGGTTTTGATTGTTTGATCGACGATCGTTGTCGTCGGCGGGTTAAAGTATGACTACCACCAATTTAGGATAGTTTTTCTTTGACCCCTTTTGGCTTAAGAGCACCCCCTAGAGGCAACAACGTTGTGTTTAGCCTCTTCCATTGTCCTTGTTGTGTTGAATGTAATGCTATGGTTGTGAGCACAGTAGTAAGAGTACTTAGGAGAGAGATGTGTTGATTTCAAAGCAGCAATCCAGTGGAATTAATGCCACAAATACCATGTTCTCAAACAATGATGATTatcttattttttttaatatatatttttgttttgatATGGGCCGTGAATTACAGGGTAGATCTATTGTCTGAGTATATGGTAGTTATCTCCGTTAACCTCCATAGTGTCAGAATGATCATGCGAATGACAACTATTGCCTATAAATCACATTTAATATTAATTACTTATCTTGTAATAATATaacaatgtttttaaaaaaaaaggcTGGTCCAAATGAAAAAGCTGGATTTGATGCTCAAGAAAACAAAGGATCACTTAAGACTATTCAAAGTTTACCAAGCATGCTCATTAAAGAAACAAAATGCTCCATACCTTATTATTGTTACCAGCTATTATGTAGTATACTTAAGCAGTAAGGCCCGAGGAGCTgtgggtatatggccaatataccacggctgagggctgttcttaggcaacaCGCAAcgcagcccttagccatggtatattggccatataccacaaacccccgaggcaTCTTATTGCTGTTaaaaaactggttaccaacgtaactagagcagtaaaaataaatgttgtgtcctacctgtggtatacagtctgatattagCACGGCTATCAACCAATCCGCATTCAGAGCTCAACCCGACCAGTTTATTATATGAATTAGAGCTTAAATGACATCTTACATTTATATTTAAACATTTCAGGCCAAGACCCATAGAATATCTTAAATTGTGAACTATATACAATTATACAATACTAACACTCCCATTGGATCTAACCTGAACAGCCCAGTCATCCCTGCCTGTGATTGGTTGTAATTGCCGTTCAGCCAATCACCTTTATAGCTCTGTGTGGACCCTAATTGCCTTGTCCCTGGTGCTCTTTACTCTACAGGGGGCAGCGGTCTTGGTGTTAAACATTTGGGCCAGTGAAAGTACTGATACTATATCTGAAGACCAACCTAATCTGCAATAGGTTCTATACAACAAAAACCAGAATCAATGATACTTGATGAAGCCACTTTTAATATTGTCCAAATGATATCTAACTGTTTATTGTTATTAACATTTGGAAATATACTCCTCTTACAGCCATTGAAACTTTAAAACGTGTACTTTGACATCTTTCCCAAACAATTTGAAAATAAaatcttcctctacttctctgctattgAAATCTGAAAACAGAGCAGGAATAACTTCTACCAATCAAGAGGTTCAGCTGTTTTTGTAATCACATCAACTGCATTTATAAGGTAACTTTCCACTGTCAAATTAGAgttgttttaatttttttatatttaatttaacctttatttaactaggcacgccagttaagaaccaattcttatttacagtgacggcctaacccagatgacgctgggccaattgtgcaccgccctatgggacacccaatcacagccagatgtgatacagcctggattcaaaccagggactatagtgacacctcttgcactgagatgcagtgccttagactgctgcgccactcgggagcccctatgTGTGTGCACCATAGAATTAGGagttagaatactagaatggacatgaaccttcttatgatgggataatggtcagccattttggtcagggagttggtcaaccatggtgTGCCACTGCTGTGACAGGAattagacaagttgtaaatgcaacaagtattGATATTGTATCATTAAATAGCACTCACAGCTTTATCATTATTTTCTTGGGGTAatttatggtctgtttacatatattttagaaGCTATTTGTACAGAAAATGTGTATAAAACTTGAATAAACTGTATAACATGTGACAATATTTTAGCTTGACAATAATTGAATTACACAATTTCtcatatatgacatgttgtactTTTATTTTCATGTATAAGTAAAATCAGGATTATACCTCTGCTACCGTTCATTCCGATcagactggtttggatttctccctgaccaatatggctgACATTTTCCCCTTCCATTCTAGAACcttgagggtttatgacatagtCATTTAATAGGATCCCGATGGTGTGCACATCACATTCTAAGAATGAGACAATATGTAAACAATGGGACTTTTGACAGAAATCAGCTACTTTGGCCACTTTCAACAAGTTAAGAGCATATGAAATCTTCGCCTGTTTCTCTCCTATTTAAATATGAAATCAGAACAGGACTAACTCTTCCAATCTAAAGATACAGCTGTTAGAGGAACCGCACTGACTGCTTTTTTTTAATAACTTTTTAAAACAACTTACATTTTTACCACTTTCCCGAAAAGCTAGACACAGTTAGAACGTATGAAATCTTTCTCTACTATTCAAATCAGGGCATCAGAACACTTCTACCACAAAGATACTTGTAAAGAACTGGTGAAAGGCACACAATTTTAATTAATGTAAAATTACAATCTAGTTGTGATTTCAATAGTGTACTAAAAATATTATACTAAGATTGTGTACTATACTACAATAGTGTACTAACAATTGTTTTATTTCAGTCATTCAGTGTACCAAAACTATCTTTAGCTTGAGTATGTTTTGTTGTTCTCTTGGCTCTTTAGGGATTGAAGCTTCCATGGTGTGGCTTTGTTGTAAATGCATTTGTTACATCACTGAAGGCCTGCCacaccattcaaatcaaatcaagctttatttatacagcacatttcagacatggaatgcaaggggggaaaaaaactaattaaaaacaatgaaaataaaaactgaaatatttacaACCCAACAAACATAAGAAAAAAGAATGACAAAAAAGCACACTAAGAAAAAGCTAAACTAAAAATACGTGTTTTAAGAtgttttaaatatgtccacagtttcgtccctcaggttctctggcaggctgttccagaggc
Coding sequences within it:
- the slc25a22a gene encoding mitochondrial glutamate carrier 1, yielding MADKQISLPAKLINGGIAGLIGVSCVFPIDLAKTRLQNQQNGSRLYTSMSDCLIKTIRSEGYFGMYRGSAVNLTLVTPEKAIKLAANDFFRQYLSKDGQKLTLVKEMLAGCGAGTCQVIVTTPMEMLKIQLQDAGRIEAQRKLMPETVVPGTVPTKSPTAMQLTRELLKEKGIAGLYKGLGATLLRDVPFSIIYFPLFANLNDLGKRGAEGPAPFYVSFLAGCLAGSTAAVAVNPVDVIKTRIQSMNRGSTEETYSGVTDCISKIMKNEGPSAFLKGAYCRALVIAPLFGIAQVVYFFGVGEYILSFLPGN